Within the Deinococcus peraridilitoris DSM 19664 genome, the region TTGCGGTGGGTGAAAGTGGCAGGGTGCAGCGCAGCACCGATGGGGGGAGCACTTGGATCAAGTAAGCCGCTGGAGGCGCGTCCCGTTGGCCTGGTGGCTGGCGAGTGGCCTGCTCGTCGCTGTGCTGCTGGCCTGGCCGTCCTTGCACCCGCAGTTGCGGGGCGCGGCGCTTTGGCTGTACCAGCAAGGCAGCGGCCTGAACGCGCTGGTGGCCACGCCCCTGAACAGCCTGCGCCTCACCACGACCGTGCCACTTCTCGCGCCACTGCTGCTGGGCTTGATGGCCGCCACCGCACCCTGCCAGCTCTCCACGGGCGCCGCGGCCCTCGCGTATGTCAGCCGTGACTCACGCAGCCCCCTCGCCAGTGCGGGCGCGTACCTGGGCGCGCGGGTGGTGTTCTACGCCGTGGTCGGGGCGTTCGTGATGTACGCCCTCGGTGGTCAGTTCGAAGCGCCCGGGCCTGTCCTGCTGGGCGTGCGGAAAGTCCTCGGGCCACTCACGCTGATCATCGGCCTGGTCCTGCTGGGCTGGTTGCGGCCCCGCTTCGAGTTCGGCGCGCGCCTGTCCGCCCGCCTGGAGAACCGCGCGCGGACCCTGCCGGGGAACGGTGGGGCGTTCGCGTTGGGCCTCGCGTTCAGCTTCGCGTTCTGCCCGACGCTGTTTCTGTTGTTTTTCGGGTTGACGGTGCCGCTCGCGCTGACTTCATCCCTGGGGTTTTTGTACCCCGCGGTGTTCGCGCTGGGCATGACACTCCCGCTGCTGGGCTTCGCGGCGTTCCTGCCCGGCGGGAACGCACAAGGGCAGGGCCGGTACCTGCGTGCCGTGCGCACCTGGCGCCGCCTCGCCACCCCGATTGCGGGCGGGGTGTTCCTGCTGGCCGGCCTGTACGACACGTTCGTGTACTGGCTGCTGTGAAGGTGAGGGACCAACGAGGCGCGAACCGCAGAACCGCACGTTCACACGGGTGGCGCCTCTCATCCCGAGCAGGGTGCGCTTCACAACGCGTACCGGGAAGGGCTTCTTTGAGCTGTGCGCCTTCGGGGCTCCCCGGGGTGCAGCATTATCGGCATTTGACAGCGCCTGCCCAGACTCCCGGCGAGGTGATCAAATGAAAAAGACACTGCTTGCGGTACTGACGGCAGGAGTGACGCTGGGTGGGGTGGTGTTCGCGCAGACGAACCCGCACTCAGCGTCTGGGGTATGCGCATGCGCGGCATGATGACCAAGCCGATGGGCGCGTGGACCATGCAGGACATGATGCAGATGATGCACGGCTCCGGCATGCACGCCGGTGGACTGGCGAACGTGTCAGGGCGGGAATTTGACCCGGCGGTCGCACGGCAAATGATTCAGCATCACCGGGACGTCATCGCGCCCAGCGAGCAACTCGCCGGCAGCGCGCAGGACCCGAAAGTGCGCGCGTGGGCGGTGGGCATCGTGAAGTCACAACGCACGGAGATTCAGCAGTTACGCGAGCTGCCCGAAGCACTCGATGCAAGCACCAACGCCGGTCAGACGGGCTGAATGGGCGGAGCGGGCGCAATGGGCCAGATGATGGACGGGCAGGGGAATGGCGTCATGGACGGGCCAGCACCGCAGGGTACGCAGGGTGGTGACCCGCAACGCGCGTACATCGAGCGGCTGATCGAGTATCACGCGAACGGCCTGGACATGGCGAACCTCGTGGTGCGCAAATCGAATGACGCGCGCGTCCTGCAAATCGCGCGGAACATCCTGGTGGAGCAGTCCCGCGAAATCATCGACATGAAAGCCTGGCTGAAGCGCCAGTAACCCCCAGCAAGATTGAGCAGCCAGGCACGCCCATGCAGGTACTCCCCCAGTCACCACCAGAGAACGCTACGCCAGGCCGCATGGCGTTCCAGATGACTTCCCTCGTGTTTGGCGTGACGCTCGCCCTGGTGTTCCTGCCGCTCGCGTGGTCCTTCCTGGCGCCCTTGCCGCTGGCGTGGCGGCGCGTCTCACGCGAAGATTCCCGAGCGGCTTTCCGGATCGCATTCCTGTTCGCGCGACGTCTTTCAGGGTGGTCATGCACACACCTCTGATCCGGTACAGCTGGAGGTGGTGGTGATGACCTGCTCTCGTTTGCTGCGCAGCACGCCTCCCCTGCTGGCGCTCAAGATGGCATGAAGCGTGATCGGATAACACGGGGAGAGCTTCTGCTTAGTCTTAGTCAGAGGACCAACTGAAGTTTGAGGGGACGTCGAGACAAGCGTACTGGGAGAAACGAGCTCACCATGAAACACCAGAAGACCGTGGCTCGCCACCGTGAAAGAAGCCCAAGCCAGAAGCCGATTCATGGCCGAAACGACTCGCCGAGGGGGATCAACCGATGAAACATGCGTACCAGGGTGACAACGCGTCCTTGACGCAGATGTTGGGCCGAGCCGTGCTTGCCGGTATCGCTGGCAGCGTGGTGATGACCGCCTTCCAGAAGCTGGTCGAGATGCCCATCACGAAGCGGGAGGACAGTTACGCCCCCGCGCAGCTCGCCCAGAGGCTGCTTCCGATCGAACCCAAAAACGACAAGGAACGCTGGCGCCTCAACTACGCCGCCCACACCTCGCTTGGAGCGATGTGGGGCGCGGCCTATGGGGTCGCGGCGTACAAGGGGTTGCGTGGGATGCCGGCCATCGCGGTGACGTTCGCCGCGATTTACACGAGTGACGTGGTCAACATCACCCTGCTTGGTCTCGCCAAGCCGTGGAAGTGGTCGCGCCAGGAGTGGGTGATTGACCTCGTTGACAAGTT harbors:
- a CDS encoding sulfite exporter TauE/SafE family protein; the encoded protein is MDQVSRWRRVPLAWWLASGLLVAVLLAWPSLHPQLRGAALWLYQQGSGLNALVATPLNSLRLTTTVPLLAPLLLGLMAATAPCQLSTGAAALAYVSRDSRSPLASAGAYLGARVVFYAVVGAFVMYALGGQFEAPGPVLLGVRKVLGPLTLIIGLVLLGWLRPRFEFGARLSARLENRARTLPGNGGAFALGLAFSFAFCPTLFLLFFGLTVPLALTSSLGFLYPAVFALGMTLPLLGFAAFLPGGNAQGQGRYLRAVRTWRRLATPIAGGVFLLAGLYDTFVYWLL
- a CDS encoding DUF305 domain-containing protein, which encodes MRGMMTKPMGAWTMQDMMQMMHGSGMHAGGLANVSGREFDPAVARQMIQHHRDVIAPSEQLAGSAQDPKVRAWAVGIVKSQRTEIQQLRELPEALDASTNAGQTG
- a CDS encoding DUF305 domain-containing protein, encoding MGQMMDGQGNGVMDGPAPQGTQGGDPQRAYIERLIEYHANGLDMANLVVRKSNDARVLQIARNILVEQSREIIDMKAWLKRQ